A genomic stretch from Mus pahari chromosome 6, PAHARI_EIJ_v1.1, whole genome shotgun sequence includes:
- the Slc31a1 gene encoding high affinity copper uptake protein 1, which yields MAMNHMGMNHMEMHHHMGMNHTDDNVTMPPHHHPTTSASHSHGGEDSMMMMMPMTFYFDFKNVNLLFSSLVINTPGEMAGAFVAVFLLAMFYEGLKIAREGLLRKSQVSIRYNSMPVPGPNGTILMETHKTVGQQMLSFPHLLQTVLHIIQVVISYFLMLIFMTYNGYLCIAVAAGAGTGYFLFSWKKAVVVDITEHCH from the exons ATGGCAATGAACCATATGGGGATGAACCATATGGAGATGCACCACCACATGGGGATGAACCACACGGACGACAACGTTACCATGCCACCTCACCACCACCCGACCACCTCGGCCTCACACTCCCACGGCGGAGAGGAcagcatgatgatgatgatg CCTATGACCTTCTACTTTGACTTTAAGAATGTGAACCTATTGTTTTCCAGTTTGGTAATCAACACACCTGGAG aaatggCTGGAGCCTTTGTGGCAGTGTTTTTACTAGCAATGTTTTATGAAGGACTCAAGATAGCCCGAGAGGGTCTGCTTCGAAAGTCTCAAGTTAGCATTCGCTACAATTCCATGCCTGTCCCAGGACCAAATGGAACCATCCTAATGGAGACACACAAAACTGTTGG GCAGCAGATGCTGAgcttcccccacctcctgcagACAGTGCTGCACATCATCCAGGTAGTCATCAGCTACTTCCTCATGCTCATCTTCATGACCTACAATGGGTACCTATGCATTGCAGTAGCAGCAGGGGCTGGGACAGGATACTTTCTCTTCAGCTGGAagaaggcagtggtggtggaCATCACAGAGCACTGCCATTAA